In Flavobacterium cerinum, one genomic interval encodes:
- a CDS encoding efflux RND transporter periplasmic adaptor subunit, translating into MKKYSIAFLVIGALIGTSCNNDKKELIIENEKFCLDPNFKKGLELVTVTRQKITEGIHLTGTVDANPDKVVSFKSLFSGIVSETYFSLGDKVQKGQLLAEISSTEYSALQAELKGVESQIKVAATKLKSVNAMFNDQMASQKELDEAQSELDILKAEKARVSSNLNLYSASTSKNVFQIKAPASGIITDKNIAVGMQITGDSDEPLFTISNLDKVWIMANIYASNLQDVKTGMEVEITTMSYPDTVFKGKIAIISQVFDTEANVLKARIELDNADFKLKPGMLVDVMALQKREDEAESIPAAELIFSENENYVLVYKGDCDIEVRKVDIIAKNPSTVFIANGIKENEKVIAKNQLLIFNRLMQH; encoded by the coding sequence ATGAAAAAATATAGTATAGCATTTCTTGTAATCGGAGCCTTGATAGGAACAAGTTGTAACAACGATAAAAAAGAATTGATCATTGAGAATGAGAAATTTTGCCTGGATCCGAACTTTAAAAAAGGGTTGGAACTGGTAACGGTTACCCGACAAAAAATAACCGAGGGTATCCATCTTACCGGAACCGTAGATGCAAACCCGGATAAAGTAGTCAGCTTTAAAAGTCTTTTTAGCGGTATTGTTTCGGAAACGTATTTCTCCCTCGGTGACAAAGTACAAAAAGGACAATTACTTGCTGAAATAAGCAGTACGGAATACAGCGCACTTCAGGCAGAACTGAAAGGGGTAGAATCCCAGATAAAAGTGGCGGCAACCAAATTGAAATCGGTAAATGCCATGTTTAATGATCAAATGGCATCACAAAAAGAACTGGATGAAGCACAAAGTGAACTGGATATCTTAAAAGCAGAAAAAGCGAGAGTGAGCAGTAATCTTAATCTGTATAGTGCGAGTACCAGCAAAAATGTATTCCAGATAAAAGCACCGGCTTCCGGGATTATCACTGATAAAAACATTGCTGTAGGAATGCAGATTACCGGTGATTCGGATGAACCGTTGTTTACGATTTCCAATCTGGATAAAGTGTGGATTATGGCCAATATCTATGCTTCTAACCTACAGGATGTTAAAACAGGGATGGAGGTTGAAATTACCACCATGTCTTATCCGGATACGGTTTTTAAAGGGAAAATAGCTATCATTTCTCAGGTTTTCGATACAGAAGCGAATGTACTGAAAGCGCGTATTGAACTTGATAATGCCGATTTTAAATTAAAACCGGGAATGCTGGTGGATGTTATGGCATTACAAAAAAGGGAGGATGAGGCAGAGAGTATTCCGGCCGCTGAACTGATCTTCTCTGAAAACGAAAATTATGTGCTGGTATATAAAGGAGATTGTGATATCGAAGTGCGAAAAGTAGACATAATCGCCAAAAATCCGTCAACAGTATTTATAGCAAACGGTATAAAGGAAAATGAAAAAGTAATCGCCAAAAACCAATTGCTCATTTTCAACAGACTTATGCAACACTAA
- a CDS encoding efflux RND transporter permease subunit — protein sequence MHKLVEKIVSFSLKNSLVIFFLTFLVVAAGIVSYIHTPIEAFPDVTNTRARIITQWPGRSAEEIEKFITLPVMREMNTIPKKSGVRSISLFGLSVVTVTFEDDVDDFYAQQYAANRIQKIKLPEGAEAEIEPPYGATGEIFRYVIRSERPVKEITALQEWLITRELVSVPGIADVVTFGGEEKIYEIKINPTQLANYNLSPLDVYEAVSKSNVNVGGDVIERGDQAYVVRGVGLLESIADIENILIEVKGATPVMVKHVAEVVISAKPRLGKVGLQNKDDLVQGIVVMLRGENPTEVIARLKDKIIELNDRVLPADVKIEPFIDRTELVDTTVHTVTKNLVEGILLVSVIVFIFLYDWRTTLIVASVIPLSFLFALFMLRIQGLPANLISMGSLDFGLLLEGTLVIVESVFVGMAVKSHAMGADRFNEMSKLGIIKKSASSVATYIFFALLILIVALMPIFSFQKVEGKMFSPLAFTLGYALLGSLLFSLTYVPAMCKVLLRKNIDERENKISAFFRTNLFRLFRLSTRHKKATLSVFVVIVIVCGVRFAYYGSEFLPKLNEGSIYVRATLPNSVNIRETSGLADEIRDKIRNIKEVKFVLSQVGRPSEGTDPTGFFNVEFHIELLPEKEWERKVTKEDLITEIRTMLQVYPGVVFAFSQPIQDNVEEYVAGVKSSSVIKIFGDNLPELEKYADEVAGIIKNVEGIEDVNVFRNMGLPELRITLHDHKMARYGIDIADAQAVVEMAIGGAAATSFYENERIFDVRLRFAKEYRDNEIKIGEILIPSKDNSKRIPLREIATIQYITGPAFIYREGGSRYIAIGFGVEGRDLGSTIADAQKVVAEKIKLPSHNKMEWAGEFESKERATRQLMMIVPISLLLILFLLYANFKGNLKDMLIASMTLPFAFIGGFVSLWITNTVFGISAGIGFIILFGVATIDGIVLIGVMRENIQNRMPLKEAIASGVQSRIRPIVMIALMGSLGLLPAALSTGMGSEIQKPLAIMIVGGLIICMLLSITVLPQIFYWVYREKKPQK from the coding sequence ATGCATAAACTTGTAGAAAAAATAGTTTCGTTCTCCCTTAAAAATTCGCTTGTCATTTTCTTCCTTACTTTTTTAGTAGTAGCGGCCGGAATTGTAAGCTATATTCATACACCCATTGAAGCTTTTCCGGATGTTACCAATACGCGCGCCCGAATCATTACACAATGGCCCGGACGTAGTGCCGAAGAAATAGAGAAGTTTATTACACTTCCTGTTATGCGGGAAATGAATACGATCCCTAAAAAATCGGGTGTACGGTCAATATCACTATTCGGGTTGTCGGTTGTAACGGTAACTTTTGAAGATGATGTAGACGATTTTTATGCACAACAGTATGCGGCAAACCGTATACAAAAGATAAAGTTGCCGGAAGGCGCTGAAGCGGAAATCGAACCGCCTTATGGTGCTACCGGTGAAATATTCCGATATGTAATCCGAAGTGAACGACCGGTTAAGGAAATAACGGCTTTACAGGAATGGCTTATAACACGGGAATTGGTATCGGTTCCCGGTATTGCTGATGTGGTGACTTTCGGAGGAGAGGAAAAGATTTATGAAATAAAAATCAATCCGACTCAATTGGCGAATTATAATTTGTCTCCGCTGGATGTATACGAAGCGGTCAGCAAAAGTAATGTTAATGTGGGAGGCGATGTGATTGAACGCGGTGATCAGGCTTATGTAGTACGTGGCGTCGGACTTCTGGAAAGTATTGCTGATATCGAAAATATATTGATTGAAGTAAAAGGAGCTACGCCTGTTATGGTAAAACATGTCGCTGAAGTAGTCATCTCAGCGAAACCGAGATTAGGGAAAGTCGGACTTCAGAATAAAGATGATCTGGTACAGGGAATTGTCGTGATGCTCCGCGGAGAAAATCCAACGGAAGTAATCGCCAGATTAAAAGATAAGATCATTGAACTGAATGATCGTGTTTTGCCTGCCGATGTTAAGATCGAACCGTTTATTGATCGAACGGAACTGGTTGATACAACCGTACATACCGTAACGAAAAACCTTGTGGAAGGGATATTACTGGTTTCGGTTATTGTATTTATATTTCTATACGACTGGAGGACAACATTGATTGTCGCTTCGGTTATTCCGCTGTCCTTTCTTTTTGCACTTTTCATGTTAAGAATACAGGGATTACCGGCTAATCTGATATCGATGGGATCACTGGATTTTGGTTTACTTCTGGAGGGGACATTGGTTATCGTAGAATCCGTCTTTGTAGGCATGGCCGTCAAATCGCATGCTATGGGAGCCGACAGGTTTAACGAAATGAGTAAACTCGGAATTATAAAAAAGAGTGCCAGTAGTGTAGCAACTTATATTTTCTTTGCACTGCTGATTCTTATTGTCGCACTAATGCCGATCTTCTCTTTTCAAAAAGTAGAAGGAAAAATGTTCTCTCCGCTTGCCTTTACATTGGGATATGCCTTATTAGGATCCTTATTATTTAGTCTGACCTATGTGCCGGCGATGTGTAAGGTTTTACTAAGAAAGAATATTGATGAACGGGAAAATAAAATCTCAGCGTTTTTCCGTACAAATCTATTTCGTTTATTTCGTCTTAGTACACGTCATAAAAAAGCAACCTTGTCCGTTTTTGTAGTAATCGTTATCGTATGTGGCGTTCGGTTTGCTTATTATGGTTCGGAATTCCTGCCGAAACTTAATGAAGGATCCATCTACGTACGAGCGACATTGCCTAATAGTGTAAACATTCGGGAAACCTCCGGACTGGCTGATGAAATACGGGATAAGATACGGAACATTAAAGAAGTGAAATTCGTATTGAGTCAGGTTGGACGTCCGAGCGAAGGTACTGATCCGACAGGTTTCTTTAATGTAGAATTTCACATTGAGCTTTTACCGGAAAAAGAATGGGAGCGAAAAGTAACGAAAGAAGATCTGATTACGGAAATCAGAACGATGCTTCAGGTTTATCCGGGTGTTGTATTCGCCTTTAGTCAGCCGATACAGGACAATGTGGAAGAATATGTAGCCGGAGTGAAATCATCGTCGGTCATAAAAATTTTCGGTGACAATCTGCCGGAACTTGAAAAATATGCAGATGAGGTGGCCGGAATTATTAAAAATGTAGAAGGGATCGAAGATGTAAACGTATTCCGTAATATGGGATTACCGGAACTTCGAATCACACTTCACGATCATAAGATGGCGCGTTATGGAATCGATATTGCCGATGCACAGGCTGTTGTTGAAATGGCTATAGGTGGCGCTGCGGCAACGAGTTTCTATGAAAACGAACGTATTTTTGATGTACGCCTGCGATTTGCAAAAGAATATCGGGACAACGAAATTAAAATCGGTGAAATACTAATACCGTCAAAAGATAATAGTAAACGGATACCGTTACGGGAAATAGCGACAATCCAATATATCACCGGTCCTGCTTTTATATACAGAGAAGGCGGCAGCCGATATATCGCAATAGGTTTTGGTGTTGAAGGACGCGACCTCGGTAGTACAATTGCCGATGCCCAAAAAGTAGTAGCAGAAAAGATTAAATTGCCGTCACATAATAAAATGGAATGGGCCGGTGAGTTTGAAAGTAAAGAACGGGCTACACGGCAGTTGATGATGATAGTGCCGATTTCATTACTGCTGATCCTGTTCTTGCTTTATGCGAATTTTAAAGGCAATCTTAAAGATATGCTTATTGCTTCGATGACATTACCGTTTGCTTTTATTGGTGGTTTTGTATCGCTTTGGATAACGAATACCGTTTTTGGAATATCAGCAGGAATCGGATTTATCATACTATTTGGTGTGGCAACGATCGATGGTATTGTACTTATCGGAGTGATGCGGGAAAACATTCAGAACCGTATGCCTTTAAAAGAAGCAATCGCATCGGGTGTACAAAGCAGAATCCGACCAATAGTGATGATCGCTCTTATGGGATCGTTGGGTTTACTTCCGGCGGCATTATCAACGGGAATGGGATCGGAAATCCAAAAACCACTCGCTATTATGATTGTAGGCGGATTGATCATCTGTATGCTACTCTCAATAACGGTGTTGCCGCAAATTTTTTACTGGGTTTACCGGGAAAAGAAACCTCAAAAATAA
- a CDS encoding serine hydrolase domain-containing protein produces MKTPFQFVTALLVISNISFGQDVTKKIDSIIKDNYQKNPTVGISVGFIQNNNEHYVSYGKLNNDSSKKIDKNSLFEIASITKILTSNLIAQAAVENKLKIDDYIDSYLPKAYQLHPNLTHKIKISDLASHQSGLPDVDFKQLIERNPQQPISAFTEEALISMINNCTALTDYGKYRYSTVGYTLLGQILEKIYNKPYATIIREKMIAPLRMTHTLTTDFNVKNRTTGHNPDGGIQEFFEWNVTAPAGLVKSTASDMVAYLKAVLNDKTAIGKAALLTEKTTYKDQNREMGLGTNIITDDKNTIYLKSGDSMGQSSILFYNRAKNWGVILLLDYRNSKMRQELLNKISEAVQ; encoded by the coding sequence ATGAAAACTCCATTCCAATTCGTAACAGCGCTATTAGTAATAAGCAACATTTCTTTCGGGCAAGACGTCACTAAAAAGATTGATTCTATAATCAAAGATAATTATCAAAAAAATCCGACTGTAGGAATTAGCGTTGGATTTATTCAAAACAATAATGAACACTATGTTTCATATGGTAAATTAAATAACGACAGTTCGAAAAAGATCGATAAAAATTCATTATTTGAAATTGCGTCTATCACAAAAATCCTAACTTCAAATTTAATTGCACAGGCGGCTGTTGAGAATAAATTAAAAATAGATGATTATATCGACAGCTACCTGCCGAAAGCCTATCAGTTGCATCCGAATCTGACGCACAAAATAAAAATTTCGGATCTGGCTTCCCATCAATCCGGTTTACCTGATGTGGATTTTAAACAATTAATAGAACGCAATCCGCAACAACCGATAAGCGCCTTTACGGAAGAAGCTTTAATATCAATGATCAATAATTGTACAGCATTAACCGATTATGGTAAATATCGTTACTCCACAGTTGGTTATACGTTACTCGGACAAATACTGGAGAAAATATACAACAAGCCATATGCTACCATTATCCGGGAGAAAATGATTGCTCCGTTACGTATGACGCATACATTAACTACCGATTTTAATGTTAAAAACCGTACGACCGGTCATAATCCGGATGGTGGTATTCAGGAATTTTTCGAATGGAATGTTACAGCACCAGCCGGGTTGGTAAAATCGACAGCTTCGGATATGGTTGCCTATTTAAAAGCTGTCTTAAATGACAAAACTGCAATCGGCAAAGCGGCGCTACTTACGGAGAAAACTACTTATAAAGACCAAAATCGTGAAATGGGATTAGGGACCAATATTATAACAGATGATAAAAACACGATTTATTTAAAATCCGGTGACTCGATGGGACAATCATCAATCCTATTTTATAACAGAGCTAAAAACTGGGGTGTTATATTACTTTTGGATTACCGGAACTCCAAAATGAGACAGGAGTTACTAAACAAAATAAGTGAGGCTGTTCAGTAA
- a CDS encoding helix-turn-helix domain-containing protein: protein MKNSSSMPEIQFTYMLTHIQIISYLTAVFILLRRVKKIYLENYAGASLEYLNWLFQFSMALSAFYCMALLKNVFKFSEYPHISEWFKIGLFIIELCIISWYLYKALNNPNLFRNIDSRLKLVKNIILEEEKDDSLVVNEEIYDQELLKLKKYMIEDKPFLNPSLTIQDISNAIEIPVRDLSLLINHKLEQHFYDFINSYRIEHAMEILKDATKSKITISEILYVVGFNSKSSFNTAFKKHTGHTPTSYRKNI from the coding sequence ATGAAGAACAGTAGCAGTATGCCGGAAATACAGTTCACCTACATGCTGACTCATATCCAAATTATATCGTATCTCACAGCCGTTTTTATACTTCTGAGAAGAGTGAAAAAAATATACCTTGAAAATTATGCCGGTGCCAGTCTGGAATACCTAAACTGGCTGTTTCAATTTTCTATGGCATTATCCGCTTTTTATTGCATGGCGCTATTGAAAAACGTTTTTAAATTTAGTGAATATCCGCATATCTCCGAATGGTTTAAAATCGGGCTTTTTATAATTGAGTTATGCATCATTAGCTGGTATTTATATAAAGCATTAAATAATCCCAATTTATTCCGAAATATTGATTCCCGGTTAAAACTGGTAAAAAATATAATTCTCGAAGAGGAAAAGGACGATTCGTTAGTTGTAAATGAAGAGATATACGATCAGGAGTTACTAAAATTAAAGAAGTATATGATCGAAGATAAGCCGTTCCTGAATCCATCTTTAACCATTCAGGATATTTCCAATGCGATAGAAATTCCGGTCCGCGACTTATCGCTTTTAATTAATCATAAGCTAGAGCAGCATTTTTATGATTTTATCAACAGCTATCGTATCGAACATGCTATGGAAATTTTAAAAGATGCGACAAAAAGTAAAATAACTATTTCCGAAATCCTGTATGTTGTAGGTTTTAATTCAAAATCTTCTTTTAATACGGCTTTTAAAAAGCATACCGGACACACGCCTACTTCCTATCGTAAAAACATATAA